GATAAAGAAGAATGGGCGACAAAGCTACCATTGGTTCCGCTGTGTTGGATCGCCTGCATCGCCTGGGCGTTCGCCATATTTTCGGCATTCCGGGCGACTATGTCCTGTCCCTCTATCAATTGATCGAGGCCTCGCCGATCACACACGTCGGAACGACCAGGGAGGATTGTGCCGGTTTTGCGGCAGACGCCTATGCTCGCATCAACGGCATTGGAGCCGTCTGTGTGACCTACTGCGTCGGCGGTCTCAATACCGTCAACGCGATTGCCTGCGCCTATGCGGAACGCTCGCCGGTGATTCTCTTGACCGGATCTCCTGGCCTGTCTGAACGAACTCGCACTCCCTATTTGCATCACATGGTTCGAGATTTTTCCACGCAACGAGAAGTCTTCGAGCGGATGACCGTGGCCGCAGTGACGTTGGATGATCCGTTAACCGCCGAACGCGAGATGGATCGGGCCTTTGCCGCCCTGCTTCGCTACCGCCGTCCGATCTATATCGAAATCCCCAGAGACATGGTCCACTGTCCCCTTATGGGTGGCCTGAAACCGATCTGCATTGAGGATACACCGAGTGACCCGGCTGCTCTCGAAGAAGCGATCAGTGAAGTACGACTCATGCTCGCCTCGGCCAAGAAGCCGTCCATGCTGGTTGGCGCGGAGGTCGGCCGCTTCGGGCTCCAGGACGATCTCGCTCGCTTAGTGGAGCGACTCAACATTCCCATTGCCTCAACATTGCTTGGTAAATCGATCATTCGTGAAGACCATCCACTCTATGTCGGGGTGTATGGGGGGCTCATTGGTCGGGAGGAAGTCCAGCAGTTCATGAACGACTCCGACTGCCTGTTGATCCTGGGATCTATTCTGTCTGATGTGGAGGATCTGGATGCCACCTCGCCCTTACTGTCGGAAGGCCGTACCATCCATGCCACAGCCGACCGTGTGGCTATCAAACACCATCGGTACGAATCGATTAAATTCCAGGACTTTGTCCAAGGTCTTGTGAAATCTCCACTGCCCTCCTTTTCTCATTCCCAGCGGCTGTTCCCAGTTCAAGCCATTCCAGAACCGGCGACACCAGACCTGGATGCACCAGTAACATTAGGCGGACTCTTCCGTCATCTTGATACAGTCTTGACTGAAAAGACGGTCGTGATTGCGGATGTGGGTGAATCGCTCTTCGCCGCTGCGGATTTGCATGTGCGCCACCGGTTTGAGTTTCTGTCGCCGGCCTACTACACCTCGATGGGCTTTGCCGTACCTGCCGCCTTAGGCGCATCGTTCGCCGACCCGAGTCTGCGGCCCATCGTCCTGGTGGGAGACGGAGCCTTTCAAATGACCGGGACTGAGTTGGCCAGCTGCGTGCGCTACGGGCAAGCTCCGATTGTCATTATTTTGAATAATCGAGGCTATTCGACGGAGCGAGAGATCTTGGAAGGCCCCTTTAACGATGTGCACGAATGGCAGTATGACAAAGTATGCGACCTGATCGGAGGCGGAAGAGGCTCGCGCGTCAGCACGCAGCGGGAATTTGAACAGAACCTTGCCGCTGCCTTTGCCGATCACAGCCAGCTTCATGTCCTGAACGTACT
The Nitrospirota bacterium genome window above contains:
- a CDS encoding alpha-keto acid decarboxylase family protein; the encoded protein is MGDKATIGSAVLDRLHRLGVRHIFGIPGDYVLSLYQLIEASPITHVGTTREDCAGFAADAYARINGIGAVCVTYCVGGLNTVNAIACAYAERSPVILLTGSPGLSERTRTPYLHHMVRDFSTQREVFERMTVAAVTLDDPLTAEREMDRAFAALLRYRRPIYIEIPRDMVHCPLMGGLKPICIEDTPSDPAALEEAISEVRLMLASAKKPSMLVGAEVGRFGLQDDLARLVERLNIPIASTLLGKSIIREDHPLYVGVYGGLIGREEVQQFMNDSDCLLILGSILSDVEDLDATSPLLSEGRTIHATADRVAIKHHRYESIKFQDFVQGLVKSPLPSFSHSQRLFPVQAIPEPATPDLDAPVTLGGLFRHLDTVLTEKTVVIADVGESLFAAADLHVRHRFEFLSPAYYTSMGFAVPAALGASFADPSLRPIVLVGDGAFQMTGTELASCVRYGQAPIVIILNNRGYSTEREILEGPFNDVHEWQYDKVCDLIGGGRGSRVSTQREFEQNLAAAFADHSQLHVLNVLLSPSDRSPGMLRLARRLGKKLSTDKP